The genome window AAGGTCATAATCGATTAAAagagattaaaattaaatataccaAGAGGTTTAGTTTGTATATGTGTGTTTAATAGGAACTTGGACGGCAACATTAATGAAGAAAAGagtattttctaaaatataagaGTTGGAGATGATACGAGACAAGTGACTAGTTGAATAGCCAAAGGAATAGGTATAAAGCAACAATAGTAAAGAGTTGCAATGCAACCTTGAAGGAGGAGGCACAAATCAACAATAGCAAAGAGAggatcaagaaaaaaataaacccTTTCAAGCAACTATGGTTCTCATATAGAAATGACTAGCCTAATTTTATTTATACTAAGTATGAATTTATATacacaaaaatatattataaaatatgataattatataattttctaaatcaataataaatataaaaatatttattaaatcctTTCGTAGATTAGGAGATCATGTTGAGATcatgatctttattattgatataatcataataatatagtatcatgatttttatgatttagaaaTTTGATAatctaatatttaaatattaaaaatatcatgataatcttatcataatttatttttctcaataatatattttcatatAATCACGTGAGGATGTCTTAttctatgatatatatatatatatatatatatatatatatatatatatatatatatatatatatatatatatatatatatatatatatatatatatatatatatatatatatatatatatatatatatgaagcagAAGTTCTCCGGCTTATACAAAAACATTCTGGGTTTGCCAGCTACCAAGTAATCAGACCAAATAATGTCTCTCCACCTTCTCCCTATCGTTTGTGCCACATCCTTCCCTTGCAGCAGCCTCAGTACGTTCCGGCGGATCGCCTCCTTCCAACACCATGGCAATCATCCATGCTTCTCTCCACGCATCAGATGCAGCGGGCAACCTCTTTTACGGAGATCAGCCAATTACCAACCAAACTTATGGTCTCATGACTACATACAGTCACTCACAAGTGACCACTCGGTTGGCACCATAACCTCTTTGTATTCTAAGCTTGCTTTCTTCTCTCAGATGCGATATTGTGTATATATATTATTGCTACTTGTAAATCTAGATGGAGGAGGAACAGAATGCTGCAAGGATAAGTAAATTGGAGGAAGAAGTTGTGAAACTGATACAGGAGGAGAAGGGACTTGAGGACCAGCTTCAACTAATCGATCACCTACAGCAGCTTGGTGTGGCATATCactttaaaaatgatattaaGGATGCTTTAGGGAGCATTCATGGATCCCTGGAAGACACAAGCATGCTGCTGAAGGACAATCTCCATGCAACAGCACTTCTCTTCAGGCTTCTCAGAGAAAATGGTTTCGATGTTTATGAAGGTAGTTCACCCCACTTACAATACGCCTGTCTGATAAAATCGAGTAGAGTTCTAATTATGACACGTAAAGGTCTACTTCAACTAATATTTCTCCTGAAATTTTCTAGACTGATGGTTACAAGGTGTATAAAATATATACACAATCTATTCATCTCGACTAGAagctacatatatatatgcatacatatatatgtatgtatatatataaatagccgAGGGATGCAGCCTAGTCAAGACGAAATGGGAATATTCTTCAGTCTCTCTAATACATCCATCCTAACCAACATGTTATTGTATGTGCTTAGTGTATAAGAAAATGGTTGATATGCTCATGAAGCCTTAACCTGGGTTTGTTCGTTCATGGTGCCGCAATCTAACGTCTCGATGAACTTTGTGACTAAAGATATGTTCAGCAGATTCAAAGATGAGAAGGGTCACCTCAAAACTTGCCTCCAGAATCAGACTAAAGGAATGCTGAGCTTATATGAAGCTTCCTACCTTGGAAAGGAGGGGGAGTTTGTACTGATCGAAGCCATGGACTTCACGACAAAGCACCTCAAGAAGCTCATGGAAGAGGGATCACTTGAGCCTCGTTTCAGGGAACATGTGGCCCACGCCTTGGAGCTTCCACTGAATTGGAGGATGGAAAGGATACACACCAGGTGGTTCATAGAAACATACCAAAGGGAAGCCACCATGAACCCTCTTCTACTTGAATTGGCTAGGCTGGACTTCAATCTGATCCAGAGCATGCATAAGAGAGAACTCAAAGAAGTGTCGAGGTAAACTAAGCTAGTCATGAATAGTATGTCCTTCTCTCGTCTATTAAAAACTGTAACTTGGATCGCCAGATGGTGGACCGAACTCGGTCTTGCACAGAGGTTGCCATTCTCCAGAGACAGGTTGATGGAAAACTACTTGTGGACAGTTGGTTGGGCCTTTGAACCACAATTTTGGAGCTTTAGGGAGATGCAAACGAAGCTAGTTAGCTTAATAACTGTAATCGACGATGTTTACGATGTCTATGGTACCTTGGACGAACTCGAGCTTTTCACTAATGTTGTTGATAGGTGATGAGAAACTCCTGC of Musa acuminata AAA Group cultivar baxijiao chromosome BXJ1-7, Cavendish_Baxijiao_AAA, whole genome shotgun sequence contains these proteins:
- the LOC135679559 gene encoding monoterpene synthase 7, chloroplastic-like, with the translated sequence MSLHLLPIVCATSFPCSSLSTFRRIASFQHHGNHPCFSPRIRCSGQPLLRRSANYQPNLWSHDYIQSLTSDHSMEEEQNAARISKLEEEVVKLIQEEKGLEDQLQLIDHLQQLGVAYHFKNDIKDALGSIHGSLEDTSMLLKDNLHATALLFRLLRENGFDVYEDMFSRFKDEKGHLKTCLQNQTKGMLSLYEASYLGKEGEFVLIEAMDFTTKHLKKLMEEGSLEPRFREHVAHALELPLNWRMERIHTRWFIETYQREATMNPLLLELARLDFNLIQSMHKRELKEVSRWWTELGLAQRLPFSRDRLMENYLWTVGWAFEPQFWSFREMQTKLVSLITVIDDVYDVYGTLDELELFTNVVDRWDVNAIDKLPGYMNLCFLVVFNMANDAGYRVMKEKGLDIIPYLKRAWADVCKSYLVEARWYHHGSTPKLGEYLDNAWTSVSSPLLLTHAHCMSEDLTAEALPNIYKYQDFVRRSSMLYRLYNDLATSKAEMARGDVPKSIECYMHEKNVSEEVARVKVRQLIRVNWRALNGNRTSSSPLEEYFKSVVINIPRTAQFYFEHGDGYGISDGETKNQVVLLFIQPIEL